A genomic segment from Methanoplanus limicola DSM 2279 encodes:
- the pheT gene encoding phenylalanine--tRNA ligase subunit beta, translating into MPIIKLPYRYLEELSGIDRDTIIKEIPMIGADIERYEEESFDVEFFPDRPDLFSAEGVSRAMRGFMGLESGLPEYSTEPSGLSFEIEPGLEDIRPYLGSAVIRGLSFNNESIECLMGLQESLHWAVGRGRVKVAIGVHDLDKVKPPFKYFASPKSRTFVPLDKDELMTLDEILEKHPKGVDYAHIVQDFDRYPLITDSEDNVLSFPPIINGELTKVTEVTKNILLDCTGTDERAVMTAVKIICSALAQAGGKIESIEVNGVSMPSLAPKVRDVKLSECRELLGIDIDIIEMAQLLKKMRFGAEPVDKEILKVFVPCYRADILHDWDIFEDVAKAYGYENIDSLLPPTSTIGHENPVNRIMGTARTIMAGTGYLEMMPFTLSNERVMYSNMQRKKPDYTLYVKHPISEEQTLVRTDILPLLMETLRNNQHRELPQRLFSTGDVIEDEKTFQKLAGVTMHTEADFSEIYAVVDLFMREADLEYRVEESDDPAFLDGRRGDIYVENKKIGSFGEIHPQVIVNFEMAEPVAGFEIDLRVMNR; encoded by the coding sequence ATGCCGATTATCAAACTGCCATACAGATATCTTGAAGAGCTTTCAGGAATTGATAGGGATACAATCATTAAGGAAATCCCGATGATTGGAGCAGACATCGAGAGATATGAAGAGGAGTCCTTTGATGTTGAATTCTTCCCCGACAGGCCTGACCTCTTCTCGGCAGAGGGAGTTTCAAGGGCGATGAGAGGATTTATGGGGCTTGAATCCGGACTTCCGGAGTACAGCACAGAACCCTCGGGACTCTCATTTGAGATTGAACCAGGACTTGAGGATATAAGGCCATACCTCGGTTCCGCTGTCATCAGAGGACTTTCATTCAATAACGAGTCAATCGAATGCCTGATGGGGCTTCAGGAGTCACTGCACTGGGCTGTAGGCAGAGGCAGAGTTAAGGTTGCAATAGGAGTGCATGACCTTGACAAAGTAAAGCCGCCGTTTAAGTACTTTGCATCGCCGAAATCCAGGACATTTGTGCCGCTTGACAAAGACGAACTGATGACTCTTGATGAGATCCTTGAGAAGCACCCGAAAGGTGTCGATTATGCCCACATAGTACAGGACTTTGACAGGTACCCGCTGATTACAGACTCGGAGGACAATGTCCTCTCATTCCCGCCGATTATAAACGGTGAGCTGACAAAGGTCACCGAAGTCACGAAGAATATCCTGCTGGACTGCACAGGAACGGACGAGAGGGCTGTTATGACAGCCGTTAAAATAATCTGCTCTGCCCTTGCACAGGCCGGAGGCAAAATTGAGAGCATTGAGGTGAACGGAGTTTCGATGCCCAGTTTAGCACCAAAGGTCAGGGATGTAAAGTTAAGCGAGTGCAGAGAACTTCTCGGAATTGATATTGATATAATCGAGATGGCACAACTCTTAAAGAAGATGCGATTTGGTGCAGAACCGGTTGATAAGGAGATATTAAAGGTCTTTGTGCCCTGCTACCGTGCCGACATACTACATGACTGGGATATATTCGAGGATGTTGCAAAGGCATACGGCTATGAGAACATCGATTCACTGCTTCCGCCGACATCAACAATCGGGCATGAAAATCCGGTGAACAGAATCATGGGCACTGCACGTACAATCATGGCAGGCACAGGCTATCTTGAGATGATGCCCTTTACACTCTCAAACGAGAGGGTTATGTACTCAAATATGCAGAGGAAAAAACCTGATTATACTCTTTATGTAAAGCACCCGATATCAGAGGAGCAGACCCTTGTCAGAACCGATATTCTGCCTCTGTTAATGGAGACTCTCAGGAACAACCAGCACAGGGAGCTTCCGCAGAGGCTCTTTTCAACCGGAGATGTGATTGAAGATGAAAAAACCTTCCAGAAGCTTGCCGGTGTTACGATGCACACTGAGGCGGACTTCTCAGAGATTTATGCAGTTGTAGATCTCTTCATGAGAGAGGCAGATCTCGAATACAGAGTCGAAGAATCTGACGACCCGGCGTTCCTTGACGGAAGAAGGGGCGATATATATGTGGAAAATAAAAAGATCGGGTCATTCGGCGAGATTCACCCACAGGTTATCGTGAACTTTGAGATGGCAGAGCCTGTTGCCGGATTTGAGATTGATCTCAGGGTGATGAACCGGTAA